Proteins encoded together in one Impatiens glandulifera chromosome 1, dImpGla2.1, whole genome shotgun sequence window:
- the LOC124928736 gene encoding uncharacterized protein LOC124928736, translating to MAETTVPDFPGRISWKSALCLKKIVMKFEEMDLVEKVYNTQFRYIVSAPVLQFSGTIEDYDDEEEGSEPEDEHEEPTSKPNTRKRKAALNLKEAVNLKRKLAYESSPTNIPSPPSATTPGLPPTSSVGCKCEELKEEVKALKEELIKEVKEELKEMKTAYEETQTNHKAYMKKLVVSMCEQLLAKSNQRMATLIVKLDSMEEERKKKKKSKLEKKAKTEDRKAEDSVVKVDGGEIGTDVKVDGGEIGNDVKVDGGEIENDVKVKVHVGEIETDVKVDGGEMLLSDMMQEIIEKKKDKVKVEKVEKKAKDGKVGKVKLKVGKIEKKVKNWLKDEATNDETKTVFTCEARKKLFVRVLTKCTWLKDPEIDAVCHLLRKRIEQYPKTYKHCKVSIGDCLLADMMRREYPNFKKDPEKFPIADVFSQYFWGAPHRHMPEWPLVDDIYVPLNIGNKHWVLCVVRVQDNHIDVYDCDSSIYRNLDPYMRPLCEMFPRIYAMGASDAELQRYPNFNFQKLTYQRLPHSAKNAVAKYGEVPRAEESGDCGVFMLMHMEYLTAGLGVEKNLTCAYVF from the exons atggcagaaaccacCGTTCCTGATTTCCCTGGACGGATTTCTTGGAAAAGCGCCCTCTGCCTGAAGAAAATTGTTATGAAGtttgaggaaatggatcttgtgGAGAAGGTGTACAATACCCAATTCCGATATATAGTCTCTGCGCCAGtgttgcagttctcaggaactatt gaggattatgatgatgaagaggaggGAAGTGAACCTGAGGATGAACATGAAGAACCTACTTCCAAACCAAACACCCGGAAGAGAAAGGCTGCGCTTAATCTCAAAGAAGCAGTAAacctgaagaggaagcttgcttatgaatctaGTCCTACCAACATTCCTAGCCCCCCATCCGCTACTACTCCTGGATTACCTCCAACATcttctgttggatgtaaatgtgaagAGCTGAAAGAGGAGGTAAAAGCGCTGAAGGAGGAGCTCATCAAAGAGGTGAAGGAGGAGCTCAAAGAGATGAAAACAGCTTACGAAGAAACTCAAACAAATCACAAGGCTTATATGAAAAAGTTGGTTGTTAGTATGTGCGAACAGTTATTAGCCAAATCCAACCAAAGGATGGCCACGTTAATTGTCAAATTAGATAGTATGGAggaggagaggaagaagaagaagaagagcaaattGGAAAAGAAGGCCAAGACTGAG GATAGGAAGGCGGAGGATAGTGTGGTGAAG gtggatggtggtgagatTGGGACTGATGTcaaggtggatggtggtgagatTGGGAATGATGTcaaggtggatggtggtgagatTGAGAATGATGTCAAGGTGAAGGTGCATGTTGGGGAGATTGAgactgatgtgaaggtggatggtggggagatgttGCTCTCCGATATGATgcaagaaataattgagaaaaagaaggataaggTCAAGGTTGAGAAAGTTGAGAAGAAAGCCAAAGATGGGAAGGTTGGGAAGGTTAAACTCAAGGTTGGGAAGATTGAGAAGAAagtcaag AATTGGTTGAAAGATGAAGCTACCAATGATGAGACAAAGACTGTGTTTACTTGCGAAGCACGAAAGAAGttgtttgttagagttctaacaaagtgcacatggcttaaagatcct GAAATCGACGCAGTCTGCCACTTGTTGCGCAAAAGGATAGAGCaatatcccaagacatataaacatTGTAAAGTATCAATAGGGGATTGCTTATTAGCAGATATGATGAGGCGAGAGTACCCGAACTTTAAAAAAGATCCTGAAAAATTTCCAATAGCAGACGTATTTTCTCAGTACTTCTGGGGAGCGCCTCATAGACATATGCCAGAATGGCCACTAGTAGACGATATTTACGTGCCTTTGAACATTGGCAACAAGCATTGGGTACTGTGCGTCGTTCGTGTACAAGATAATCACATTGACGTTTATGACTGCGACTCGAGTATTTATAGGAATCTCGATCCATACATGAGACCTTTGTGTGAGATGTTTCCACGAATATATGCAATGGGAGCCAGTGATGCTGAGCTACAACGGTatcctaatttcaatttccagaAACTGACATATCAAAGGTTGCCACACTCAGCCAAAAATGCAGTCGCCAAATATGGGGAAGTCCCTAGAGCAGAAGAAAGTGGGGATTGTGGTGTATTTATGCTTATGCACATGGAATACTTGACTGCTGGTTTAGGTGTAGAGAAG AACTTGACTTGTGCTTATGTATTCTGA